CGCCCTGGGGCATTCACCACCACGGTACCGGTGCTGCAAAACCAACAATCTTCGTCCTGTGCCGCGGAAAAAAAGACCACTGCCCACCCCGCGTCCCGTTCCCCGCCCCTTTTCGCCAAATCACCGGAGGGCCGACCGATCGTCCGACTACTGGCATCCGGAGAATCCATCCATTAGAATAGCCGCGATTCCACCTCGGCGGGATCTATCGCGAGACGAGGAAGGCATGTATTAAACCCGCGGAGGCTGCTACCCCGGTCGACACGACATTCGCCCGGAATGCGAATGCTTTGAAAAGAAGTATATTTTGGGATAATTTCCCCCCCGTATGAATGATGGACGTTTCGTTCTGAAAACGCGTTTTGAATCGACGTTATCGCGTGTAATGAGAGTGCATCGTAACAGCGGGATGAGGCGCCTGCTCGAATAATTGCATGTGGTGAAATCGTAAGGCAATAACGTGGTTATTGCGTGCGATTTAGTGGTCCATAGGTGGTAAGCCGCGATTACAGGGATATTACGCCAAAAGAAAACTGCATCGCACTCGTTCTAGAGCTTTGCTTTACGTTTTTTACGCTAATTATGATCTATTCATTCTTTTTTGCActgaaaatatatctaaacGATGctctctaaaaataataatagtctCTGTTATACAGCAGCatatgaaaataaagttaaatcttaattcataaatttgtgaattaatgtacaaataaaattttcagtcgTTCGTGAAATTTTCATGTTTGTTTCACCGGCACATTgcgaaattaaattgcaaccagtctaaaatgaataattttgcataaagaTACCTTGCTGCTCTTAGAAGCAGAATAATACATGTAGAAAATCAGTAACTGGTAGATAAGAACGTAAATTGATATAGTTGGGGGCGATGGTCGTTAggaatacatataatattggaTGCGCCTCCCTTTAGCGTACGCCCACGCGATGTGCGTAGCCGACGATACAGGATGCTTGAAACTGCTAGCTCGGGGCAACTCCGGGAGAAGAGGAGGAGGTGTGAGTTTACGATAAGACACACGCACACGGCCGCACACACTGGCTTCCACTGGCGTCTCGCGCTAACAGACTAATCGAATTGGGACTTATTGTTGCGTCGCCTCATTCGTAATCGCGTCGCGTGTAGAaacttatacttttttttgttttgataccgtaagatattttcaacaaatcaataataaagttGACTGTTATTCGCAGTAATTATCTATATTGAGAGACCTAATCGTCTAATTGAAAGATCTGATCGCAAgtgcacatataaaaattagcatAAGTGCTACTCGATCAAATCTATAGTACGTGGAAACTTGATATCTTATCACTTCTTATCGCCTCTTTGTATTTTCTAATTACAGTGACAGAAAAGACAAAGAGGTGTGGCAAGCTCTGTGCTATACTTTAAGCTATCATTAAAGCGTCAGCTATTAATGCTAAGAAACACATGGTGCACGCGTGAATCACATAGCGCGTGTGCGCTTTCGCCCTATAATGACCGCGCCACGTACGTTAGTTCACGTGTGAGCGACGTGCGAATTGTACGAACTATCGTATCGAATTGCCATTACGCCTCGCACCTGAGAGCGTTCGCACCGTCGCTTCGAATGGATTTAAGCAGGTTTTCTGCAGGCACGCACGAACAATCAACGCGCGTTAATTGCCCACGCAGTGGCCCATGAAGTCTTTGTCGGTCTTTACAGCACTCCTACTACTGTTAAACATCGTGGTCGCTGAATAGCATCGATCGAAAATTGATTCGACGCGATGCGTTTGCTACGTGCTGACAAGTATTACACGACATCATTCAATACGACGCTATTCTTCGTCAAATTTATTGTTTGCGTGATTGCGCATGAAAGATCAAAGTATCATATTCTTCCGCTTAAACTTTAGATTACGATAAATTGaaagtttttgttttctttttcctcttatttttaataaagcccTTTGCACTAAGAAGTTTAACTTATTATTACTACAAAATCACTACGAAATCgtgtgcaaaaaaaatttaaaaggtCCTCACATCCCTGAACAAATTTGCAGCGCGTGGAATTACGAGGAAAGTCATAGCTGTGACGTATAATTACGTAATGCATCTCGATTTTCCGATTTGCAATCTATTTCCTAATGCGGGGGCGACGATTGGTCGTTGTTAAATTGATGCGTAGGTGCGATGGTAGGAACCTACGTTTCCGTGTAGGTACGCCGAATGTGAAAGTCGGAAGGATCTCTCGTCTTTCCCATTCCCTCTTCTCACGCGCGTTTATTATTCTGGCGTGCAAACTGGTACGCGACCTTTCTTCAATCGCGATCCGTTGACTTTATCGGATTTAGCTGCGAATTATCTACAATCGATTGAATGTGAACTTTGgcgaagataaatattatcttgtaCCGCggtatatatatacttgttGCAACTACCACGTCAATATTTTACTCCGCTAACATCTCAATTGACTTAACAATAGAGAACTCAATTATGAAATACGTCTTTTCAACGtcgttacatttaaattaaaataaataatgcaatatctCTGTGTTGAGATACGAAACGCAAAATAGTTACACagattttaatcattttattctacaattaaatgttttctaGTAGGTCTTTGACGTGGATTTGCATTTTTGGTTACAGGTTCGGTGGTCATGATTTTGAGCTTCCTGAGCAATGGGATTGTCTCGGAGAAAATGACATCTCCTACCGAAGTGGTTTCGTACGATCTATTCGACCCGGCTGATTCCGAACCGTGGCTGACGCCCTGCGGCCACGTTATACCGGAAGTGTTGAAAAATTCAAGTTCAAAAACGGAAATAAAGGACATCTTGAAAAATGTGCAGTTGCAACTGCAGAGCGCCAATGCGAAATACCAAACCGATATCAATACTGTACGTGAAGTTTACTCGCAGGTAAGAGACGAAAGTGCTTTGCTCGCGACCGCGATTCCGTAATTAATTGCAGCGCGGCGTCGGGGTAAAACCGCGTGGGCAGTCGCTCGAGGGGGATTCGCACGTGCGCACAATGCAACGTCGGGCAGTGTACAGTCCTACTTTCCGTCTGCAATTTGCATTGGTTACGATGTGCCACGCAGAGATTCAGCGTAATTACTTTTTCTATAGTCCTGCGACGCGCGTTCCAGACACCTCGCGGATTTGATGACAAATTGCTTCCGTCCTGTTGCGGAACGAACGCACCGCTCATTCATTAAAACCGTCATTATCGCAAATGTCATTAAATGTTGGCCGAAGATAAGTGAATGCATTTACATAAGAGGCTTTACGCGTTTATAACGCCGTTGTATAACGAGATGATAGATGTTATTGTTTGGTCTATCGAGAGAGTCTAAAatcaagtgtgtgtgtgtgtttatgCCGGCGGATCGCGGTGACTTGGATAGAgcgatatattttgtttatcgatttttatcaCTTCAAAGCTTACTCTGGGATATGCATGACCGCATTCCAAGACAGATTTGTGATACTGTAATTTTTCATACTGTATACGCGTAGTACTATATCGGCATGAATATATACGTGCAGGCTTAGCTATATTCCGTTCTGGGATCAGCAGCAGAATCGGAATCGCTTGAACATTCCATATATGTCACAGCGGATAAtccattaaataatttataaatgcacACATAGTTAGCTAGCAATGTAGTGTTACATTAGTTATGCAGTATAACGGCATCATACCATAATTCCGAatgaaatttatcataaattacaCATATAGTAAGAGCGCgtataaattatgtacaacTCTACGTGGCACagctgtaaatattttataaaaataaaagattcttGTAACTTCAGAAATTAATCACGTTAAAACACTCGGTGATATACAATTACGGTGTACAAGACTAAATGTTATCTCATCTTTCTGTCACAGGTGCGCAGAGTGCTGCAGAAACCTAAGCAGCACTACAGGTTGAGTTGGTTGCCCAAAAACCAATGGAgttggtataaaaataaaatcgcgtGCTTTGATGATAAGCGGAAAGCCAAATTTATGCTTCCACGTTTATACAAAACAATGCAATTGTACGCTATTACGTTCTATCAACTTCTGCATTTTCATCCGAATTCAGCTCACACCAGTAGCACTAACGTCACGCTAATCCGAAACGAGATTGTTAACAGGACGCACATGTGGAGTCACATAGTAAGTTGGCGTATTTCTAACATAATCTGTGTCAACAACGTTAATATCAATTGAAATTTGCATTTCCATCGCTCGTTTGAGTCGTAAATGAATCGTAATCAAATGAATCATTCAACAAGTATGAGATATAGATTTATGAATATCGCATTACCTCGATTTACGATCATGAAGCAAGCtatcataaaatatacgaaTGTGTAACGGCAAGCAATATCGATGTTTCGCGAGTGAAAGTAAAGACGCGTAAAAGTAACATTTCGTTTGCACGATTGCAGGTACTGTGCGAAGTCGAGACCAGCGTCGAAACTCTGGACATAACGGTAGCCCTTCCGCACAATAAGCGCATCGTGACGGAGCACCCGCATTACCAGAGTAAGGGCGATCTAACGCGAATGCTGATTCAGGATTGGGgcatattcaatttttataaatctttccTCAACGAATGGCTGGAGGCCTTCAACGACGCCACCGCAGAAGGACCCGGCATTTGCAACCGCGAAATGAAGTTGAATCCTAAAGTAACCAATAACAAGAAGTCAACAAGGggcaaaaaaatgtcaaaaatgagaaaattgacGAAATTGAGCACAAAGTACGTGCTTGCGACGATCTTTAATCAAAACACTTCTTTGCCATCCTTGCTTGAAAACCCTCAGAAAGAATctataagaaagaaattgttaaCGAAGAAACCTATGCGCAAGACTCCTCTGAGAAAAAGATTTCCGAAGAATAGATTGATGAGGAACAAACGAAAAAAACTCTCAGCACAAGAACAAACCTAATGTGAATCTGAGGTAACAAGCTTGAACGGAATCAATTTGAACGAAAAGGTTAGCCTTCTCTAATACGATCGACACGATCTATCGAAGACATCGCTCTATGCAGCGACAAATCACATATTGTCATACTAACTTATAActtatatatctatttcatCGTCACAATCATTTGTTTAGATAGGTTTAGTCGTGTTAGTATTTCTCGCGGATTTGCCAATAGAATTGTGCCCACTATCGCGTTAAGATTAAATATCTCGACAGCCGCGCACATGATGAACAATTGTTTAATTCGATAGAAGTCTTTCAGGCTAGTGTTGAGCCAACAGATCCCGATTATAGCGATAGAAATACTTTACGGACAACACGGCTGCGCTCAGTATTAAGAGATCTACTTTAGAACAGTATTACATCTAACAACATACATAATATCGATTATGTTGATAAAATCATTTTGAAGTATCCAAAGCACACTTGAATCGATTAGTGAAATATCGATTATAGATCGCGAAACTTTTAGCCATATCGTGTgcaaaagaaatatcaaaagtctgtttctttttattcgtaAGCTATTCAACGAAGACaacgataaaaaatagtatgGCATCGAAATACGGatcggaaagaaaaaaagagagagaataaaagaaagaagggGAGAAATGCGTTTGTTATAGGTCCTAGAACAAACACTGTGAAGACAATCATAAGGAACAAAATTCAAGCtttaaagagagagaaagacggagAGAATAAATGTACAGACGCATTTCGCACGTTTTGcgcacatttatattaatataccaAGATAGATTACGCTCACCACTCgttaaacgcgcgcgcgcgcgcgcgaacgcaGACCTGAAAACTCGATTGAATCGACGATATCCGCGCAGATATCGAGATCATAACAGGATCAACGACGAGATCACCGAGAGTTTAGGTACGCGCAACTTATTTATTCTAGCTTTAACTTAAGCGGAGCTATATGGCGAGAGCTTAATGTTGTTCAGCTGTGATACTCCGAGCGTACACGGACGTACAGAGTTCCTACATTTATACATAAGTGCGTAACGCACATACGTACGTGCGCTAATGTAGATAGGTATTGTACGTTAGACACGTACCATACGTACTTAGACGTAGGTGATTCTCTCCTCCTTTCCGATGTGTTTACCGTAGAATCTCGCCTTGTGTCGCGCGAACATGACAATTTTACCTTTTGTAGTTAGTCCGTTGACCGCCGCGTCGTACGCGCGCCAACGACGCGAGAAACATTTCAGCCGTAGTCCGAGGATTCCGGTTTCACCATTCCTTCCGTCTCACCTTAGATTAAACGCGCATGACAATGCGCATAACTAGCCGATAATGAGGGACCATTAAGGATTTTAAGAGTGTTTTGCGAATCTTGATTTTTACCTGCGCGCCAACATGTAACGATATGCGGCGTCTTTCTCGcgatagattaaaatatatttatataatgtagatccgagagagagagagagagagagagagagagaggttttttttcttttatactgGAACAGTACTTGAGTATGTTCGTATCTTAGCGgtatacacatatttttgtattacatatGCACACGTCGCGATTCAGATTGTTCATACACGCGCACTTACTATTAGACTTAAgaacattatgtattttaattttaatcacaatTAGACTAGGATTCAGATCAAGGATTCGAACATATCGTATGTTTGAACTGTTCGAACAacaattggaaataaaaaagaaatgaccTTTGAATTCGGACAGTTTGAATGTAAGCGGTGATCGatctgtataaattttatacgcattattttatacgcaatGTATTTATTCGGACGTATAAGTATTCACTGACGTAGCATTCTGCTCTATTTATTGTATCACGTTACCATTgcatatgttatttattgtcaTTCCCTTACTTGTATGTAAAGTGTCGTCTCGAATAAATTCAATGTTTTGTATCGAACTGAAGTTTGGATGACAAATATACCCCACTGACCcacacaattaatttttaagaacatTAATTTACGAATATTGTAAATTGCTCGTTTTAAATGACTGAGCAAAAATGCACATTCTACCGGAAATATCAGGAGTGCATGAAGACTTCTAGTTCTTCGTAGCATTCAACCATTAGTTGTAATATGCAACGCGGAAATAATGCAGAAAAGAGcatactaaaataataataaacatgacatcgtacattaatattttacataatcaataaataatatatatatatatatatatatatatatatatatatatatatatattataatgttaatttttgtaatggcTATTTAGTATTTATAGACTTCAAATATTGCGATATTGCGATGCAACTTCAATTTATCTtgccaatatttttaaatatgtaaaaatgatcAGATCTTCATTATTAGCAGGAGCATTTCCCGAacgtattaaatattgtaataggAGTACACGAAGAGCGGATAGGTTGTAATTGCTCTTCGATGCACTTTGCGTTTTAGATTAAATTCAGTTACTTGATTCTCTACTGTGcagttataaattatcattatataaaatatgcaaaaacgCTAAAAGATCTTTCAActcaatatttcttaaacaaatgtgcaaacaattaatttaatcaattataatttttaattcatagcacaactataattataatatatttcattgtttaatttgcatattgtATTTTCCTTTTTACCATCGTCGATTATTGCGCATAatattgcaaacaattttaCGCATTACAATAATCGCAAATTTTATGTGtcatactttattaaaatagtaaatgtCTCTATCATCGAATAAACTGTTCCAATTGATTCAATCGTATCGAGATTACCTTAACAAACCGCTGCGCTTCTGCGTTTAAATCAGACGACTATTTGCTTTTCTTCGATCATGATATACACTCGCTACACGCGAAATAACACGTCACGACGCGTCGCAACTTAATCGGGCGTGAGAAGATCTCTAATCTTAGTTCGATGAATTCACGAACAACCTAATTATAGTATCGCCTTTTATGGTGTATCCCTTACAACAAACGTGTACGCACGTCGACGTACGTTCGAGATGTTACGTCTACTTCATTCAGAACTTTTTGTCACCATCTCCTCTACTCTCTGTGTCTCGACGCGAAAGAATTGACCGCCTGACGTCAAGATTCCTTACAGGCTATTAGAACGATCAGCGTTAAAACGATCAGCGTTAGAACAATCAACGATAAAagcgcataaaaattattttatctgtcataaaaaaatatatatatatatatacagcaaaaaatttgtgtgtgtgtaccgCCTTTTGtggcacattttttttttttttaaattaatttatttataaaattaaaattgaaattttctttaaaagtttttatataacctactgttataaatgtaaatttgtttttatatggATATTTAAACATTACACTGGggttacatatacattaaatttttgagaatCGTATATCGAAACTCTCCCGAAATAGCGGATGCAATGGGCGCTGGGAGAAGAGTCGACGCCttctgttataaatatttttttacctcGTTCTTTTcgatttcaaatatatatagcatcatacataaattttttagttaataatcACTGTGTTTGTTACGAATGTAAGAATAACTATTTTAAGTATGAGGAAATGTCGATCATAAATTTCTAGCGATTCATTTGACGACACGGCGGCTTTCCCATTTGATTCATAGTGCAAACACAACGGTGTTTGTGAATAGCACGCGTGGCATCCGAGAGATTTCTGACGGAATTGCGCGTACTTCCGATGCGCATGCAGACGCCGTAAATGCATGACGATAGGTACCGTTCGTGTTTCGGGGAAAATCGGAATGTTCATACATGTGGGCGAGATCAGCAAAGCATAGGAAATTATTGCACTAAGTGAACACGTCACTTAGATAAATTTGGATAGCCTACGTGACAGGATGTCTATGACAAAcgcaaatgtaaatttatcgattaataTCAATACAATATTACGCAATTGTTCAAAATTCTACAAAAGCCGCAAGTAAACTATAATAAgttattctaattttacgttaaaattgatattaaacgaattaaagatttatgatAGTTTTGCAAtgatatcattaataaatggAAGACAGATAAGACTGTCCAATGAGCCACTGTGCAATTGATCGTTACATATCAGAAGACTCGAGTCATATCgtgtaatctaaaaatatttgtatgaaGTGTTCCAGTTTTAATCAGGCAAGAACGCTTGCCTATGATTCCCCGAAGTTCCGGCGACGAGGCGGTAAAAAACGCGGACAAAATCTTCGCTGCAACCCCACCGTTTCACCGCACGAAACGTCGAACATGCGTACGTACATGTTCGATTGTTTACACAATCCCATATATAAGGAGGAAGCACGAGAGTTTGACAATCTCAGTTCACGATCTCACGTCGATCGAGAATACTGTTCAGTGCCATACAGCGCATTCCTTACGAATCGATTCAACGAGATCGTCGCCGAACCTTCGAAATCAATCGCAAGAAATTCACGACAACAAATTCGAACATGTTCCTTAAGAGAGTTTGCCTAATCGCAGTCATCCTCGCTGTCACGTCTGCCGCTCCGAGCAGATTATTCAGAAGGGTGCCAATGTGGTACCTGCCGTGCGGCCAATTCGAGTACGAAGATATGAACTCATTGGAGGAATCTGAAGAGGAAATAAGTACCAGATTGGACAGGATCAAGGTGCAATATCGTCTGACGCTGAACAACTACTTGGAGCAAAATTACGGGAGCCTGTACAAGAAAGTTAGGATCGGCGTCCTCGATCATCAATACATACCTAATTGGGTGCCCGACAGGGTGGACGCAAATACTGTGAGAAAACTGAACGACAGTAGCCCTCAAACGGTGAGTGCAGGCATTCAATTAACATTGTTGCATGTTTACTTTGTACATGTTTCAAAAACCGCGACTTAAGCTTGCCAATTTAAGTGTTTCACACAACGGTTTACACAGCCGTTCGAGAACTCTTAACATTATTACACGACACAAATTACCACACGTTATTTCACTAGTGAAGAGACGTCGCAATCGAAGAACTCTTTTTTGATGCGCAAACAAACTTCTCTAAATTGAATCTCGCTTCCAATCGACATCCTTAGATATTATTCCGCGTAGCACTGCGGCTTATTGCAACATTGTTAACCGAGTTCTTCGCTGTTCCGCATCACACGTTTCTTATTATCCTCCAATGTCAGCGACATTATACCTCATGTCGTCGGTTTCTTCGCCAACATTAATATTCATCGCACGTAATCGCCGTTACCGTGCAGCAGAAACGAAAGAGCAACCCGAACGAGATCCTACCGCGTGCAGGTGAGAAACGAAGAACGAGTGCACGGGAAAATGAGAACGGTGTTGCGCGTTACAGACCACCGTCGCGTTTTCAGCAACCGGCCGGCCCGCTGACCACCCGGTTGCAATTGATTAACGCAAcgttaaataacaaattttaatgagacggtaattattataaagtagCAGGCGAGCAGGAGCGAATGCGGTTCTCGTGCAGTGCGCGCGCAACGCGGCCGTACATGTGCACTCATGTTCGCCGGGTCGCGCGGCTGCGTAATCGCGCTCGTCTGCCTTCTCGATGCAAGCATGCTGATAACGCAGCCCGATATCGCGACCCGCGGTACTCCCCGGATGCCGACACGCAGCCCCCTTGCCCGCTCTCTGCCACGCCCCGATCACCGACTACAGAAACATTGATCCGCGATGATGCACTTTGTTAAGAATTTAGTTGCCTATTCACGGTAGATGcaattttttctgaaaaattttatcgcgacAACTAATCGCTGATAacacacataaatattaataaataagtcaTTTCATTGATCGCAGAATTATTCTTCAAATTGCGGTGTCCACTGATAATCTATTGTgcattgtttttctattttaaagtCTTCGTTAGATAAAATTGTACTAAAGTAATGTGTTGAATGTCCActcaaataagatttttataaatgtataacttTTCCAATAAAGTATCATAATTgcgcgagaaaaataaataaaaattctatgtgCAATGATgagtttctaaatttatacGTATTTGATCTCATGACCATTTTTGCTAGATTTTCCTTTTCAATTCTTGAAACGGcagtaaaataatgttttacgacatattcataaatattcatgtgaatgtgataaaataatttctaacgCGAACATTGTTTacagttaatattaatagttttatcACCTACGTAAGACAAAGTGATGCTATTCATATTCGtgattcatttttaaatcgtaGTTTATTAATGCTTGAAGGAAACGCGTGAATATTAGCAAGCTTAAGTGAGCGGTTTTTGCGATATTCAAATATGTCAAAAGcaaagcaataattttataataacattttttttgcagattaTTGACCATTTTCCGCAGTTACACATGAATCTTCAGAAATTTGCCGTGGCATTCGAGCAATTAATCGAAGACGAGACTGAGGTTGAGCGCAAGCATGCTCTTAAGTCAACTCAGAAATCTTTGAGAAACATGTTGTGCGAAGTAGAATCCAACATAAACGCTATTTCGTTCATACAACTACTGGGACGCGTGGAGAGGAACATTATGAACGACATCGAGCGAAACCCCGTCGATGAGACGAGGAGGCTCATCAGAGATTGGGGCGTAGTTCTCAAATACCGAGATTACCTAGATGCCTGGAGGTACGTGTTCAAGTTTTAAAGATAAGGAGAAGAAATATTAGACTGTCGTCAGCGGATCATCGATCATTCTAGAGATGGCACGCGAAGATGCATCGGACTAACGCGTATGCAACTGTTGTAAATTATTGATACAGTGCCTGTCGCGGCTAGAGTCGTAAAAGCGCGTCACTATCTGCATGACAATGCAGTAAAACATTGAAGCCATTGACTGTCGTCGTTGATCACGTAGCGACTATTGCGAAATCGAAGATTACGAATTCGTCTTAGTCCgtgaaaatttcttaaattatttattgcactaattatttattatcacgtCTCTATTGGGCATTTAGTACGTAGTATTTATTCTTTCATTGTAgcagattatttatttcattattattgtatattaattatttatttattcaaatcgaCGTAGTATCTATCTTATCTCTATCTGAAAGGTATTCCGCAACCAGTATCGATCCGAAGGATTCCTGGTTGCATTTTGTGATAATCAGTCATGCcgataaacatatttattgtacGCTAGTGACAAGTGATCACTGTTTTCGTAGCGATAGATTATTCGTGAAAgacattatttgtatttattatttgtagagGAGacgattcttttttatttctcgcagtattacttatttataactCAAGCaagatgtaatatatttatatattgtaaaattattaacgtatttataaattttatacaaaatttcgcaataaaaaaataatttattacatatatatatttgtatcctGTTTTCATTATCAGTATCCTCTGATTCTTATGTATCTTATTACATTGATGTAAGAAAAGTATGGATAGATGTCTCTACAGGTAAAGATTACATTCCATATAATTCCTCAAagaaaagatatcttttacataaatatgtacttgaaaaaaaatttgttatttattattatttctttaaaagttaaagttaaaaaacaataaaatataataaataaatgataaaattagaaacaattatttaaaaaacaaaagtgaTATAGATTATAAACCCAGCAACAACACGCAAATTTTAAAGACATCTGAAAGATGTTCAAAGGACGTCATTTCTTTCTAACGTTTTTTTGGACGTTTTTTAGATGTCTCTAAGATTTGCTTATTGtctaagaaatatatgtatatacattattcatatattttaactgtatgagatattgaaataattttaatgcaacactatttgtaaaatgtaaagaaaaacgTTTTTGAAAATTACCAATTACTGCTTTGTaccatcaaattttatttaaagaattaattggattaaaaaattacgttttACTTTATACCTTTTGAAGAATTAATTCTTCCGTATTGCGAGAACATCAGAAATAGTTTGAAACCTGCAAATCCGACAATTTCTACAGTAGAAACCAGCTTACCAATGGAGGATAATTTATCGATAACAAATACTATATCGACAGTAGGAATCAAAACATTCGGTAAACGCTATTACACCTGatgttaataatgtatttaattatttaaaatatata
The nucleotide sequence above comes from Linepithema humile isolate Giens D197 chromosome 4, Lhum_UNIL_v1.0, whole genome shotgun sequence. Encoded proteins:
- the LOC105672250 gene encoding uncharacterized protein isoform X1 → MICEVAVIGAFALATLRRCSVVMILSFLSNGIVSEKMTSPTEVVSYDLFDPADSEPWLTPCGHVIPEVLKNSSSKTEIKDILKNVQLQLQSANAKYQTDINTVREVYSQVRRVLQKPKQHYRLSWLPKNQWSWYKNKIACFDDKRKAKFMLPRLYKTMQLYAITFYQLLHFHPNSAHTSSTNVTLIRNEIVNRTHMWSHIVLCEVETSVETLDITVALPHNKRIVTEHPHYQSKGDLTRMLIQDWGIFNFYKSFLNEWLEAFNDATAEGPGICNREMKLNPKVTNNKKSTRGKKMSKMRKLTKLSTKYVLATIFNQNTSLPSLLENPQKESIRKKLLTKKPMRKTPLRKRFPKNRLMRNKRKKLSAQEQT
- the LOC105672250 gene encoding uncharacterized protein isoform X2 is translated as MSNLMQQPVMTLLLGSVVMILSFLSNGIVSEKMTSPTEVVSYDLFDPADSEPWLTPCGHVIPEVLKNSSSKTEIKDILKNVQLQLQSANAKYQTDINTVREVYSQVRRVLQKPKQHYRLSWLPKNQWSWYKNKIACFDDKRKAKFMLPRLYKTMQLYAITFYQLLHFHPNSAHTSSTNVTLIRNEIVNRTHMWSHIVLCEVETSVETLDITVALPHNKRIVTEHPHYQSKGDLTRMLIQDWGIFNFYKSFLNEWLEAFNDATAEGPGICNREMKLNPKVTNNKKSTRGKKMSKMRKLTKLSTKYVLATIFNQNTSLPSLLENPQKESIRKKLLTKKPMRKTPLRKRFPKNRLMRNKRKKLSAQEQT
- the LOC105672254 gene encoding uncharacterized protein — protein: MFLKRVCLIAVILAVTSAAPSRLFRRVPMWYLPCGQFEYEDMNSLEESEEEISTRLDRIKVQYRLTLNNYLEQNYGSLYKKVRIGVLDHQYIPNWVPDRVDANTVRKLNDSSPQTIIDHFPQLHMNLQKFAVAFEQLIEDETEVERKHALKSTQKSLRNMLCEVESNINAISFIQLLGRVERNIMNDIERNPVDETRRLIRDWGVVLKYRDYLDAWRYVFKF